A stretch of the Aspergillus puulaauensis MK2 DNA, chromosome 6, nearly complete sequence genome encodes the following:
- a CDS encoding uncharacterized protein (InterPro:IPR001005,IPR009057) — translation MAPETGLKKPQLAWSPEERARLIQLREKNPDITWTEFHKRYPFPNRTPTSVFQCYRRYNAPEDVGIRRKRRRRRANGDGSRRTTKRGRYENQDWDDENMDDEDDEGDESDEDEVDDTNETEDQEWTDEEAGDIDFNGAVSPRGSPCTRDDIRRMSNPKRTAPKPKLPVPYTARKPSTGTAINPRFVAAQTIHCVDPTHGINLIDQPTSCQENGNPTSTPNVRASLRFVHAAWTEVMTHLEGSERFGSRLDSIEADAVKAREEVRQTKEDMKKMQEDIRKIKEDASKDNKTLTGMMSLLGNLRMVDLFRMTGGGGEDLKIEPPSDSGDPSTALLTRTPECDSESEHLRAWSG, via the exons ATGGCACCAGAAACAGGATTAAAGAAACCTCAGCTCGCCTGGTCACCAGAGGAAAGAGCCCGTCTCATTCAGCTACGTGAAAAAAATCCTGATATAACGTGGACTGAGTTCCACAAG CGATACCCCTTCCCCAACCGAACCCCGACCTCAGTGTTCCAGTGTTACCGCCGATACAACGCGCCTGAAGACGTAGGTATCCGgcggaaaaggaggagaaggagggccAATGGTGATGGTAGTCGCCGTACTACTAAGCGTGGCCGGTATGAAAACCAGGACTGGGACGACGAGAATatggacgatgaagacgacgagggcgatgagagtgatgaagatgaggtggATGATACAAACGAGACGGAAGACCAAGAATGGACAGACGAGGAGGCCGGGGATATCGACTTCAATGGAGCAGTTAGTCCG CGCGGCTCGCCGTGCACAAGGGATGACATTCGACGCATGTCCAACCCAAAAAGAACCGCCCCTAAACCCAAACTTCCGGTCCCATACACTGCCAGAAAGCCATCAACAGGAACCGCAATAAACCCACGGTTCGTGGCTGCCCAAACGATCCACTGCGTCGACCCAACCCATGGAATCAACCTCATAGACCAACCTACTTCGTGCCAAGAAAACGGAAAcccaacctcaacaccaaacgTCAGAGCCTCCCTCAGGTTCGTGCACGCGGCATGGACCGAGGTTATGACCCACTTAGAAGGGTCTGAGAGATTCGGCAGTCGCTTGGATAGTATCGAAGCCGATGCCGTAAAGGCCCGAGAAGAGGTCAGGCAGACTAAGGAAGAcatgaagaagatgcaggaGGATATAAGGAAGATAAAGGAAGATGCAAGTAAGGATAACAAGACGCTCACTGGGATGATGTCCTTGTTGGGGAATTTAAGGATGGTGGATTTATTCAGGATGaccggcggtggtggtgaggatcTCAAAATTGAGCCTCCAAGTGATTCGGGGGATCCGTCTACGGCATTGCTTACTCGCACTCCGGAGTGTGATTCCGAGAGTGAGCATCTACGGGCTTGGAGTGGGTAG
- the NIT2_2 gene encoding carbon-nitrogen hydrolase (COG:E;~EggNog:ENOG410PM73;~InterPro:IPR036526,IPR000132,IPR003010;~PFAM:PF00795;~go_function: GO:0003824 - catalytic activity [Evidence IEA];~go_process: GO:0006807 - nitrogen compound metabolic process [Evidence IEA]) — MSTSKQVRVAVTQAEPVWLDLDATVDKTCSLIADAASNGAQLIAFPECWVPGYPAWIWDRPVDPQMTTAYMRNSLKLDSPQMAKIQASAAANKVIVVLGFSENIHDSLYISQATLGCDGKILMTRKKIKATHMERTIFGDSTGDCLRSVADTDVGRVGALSCWEHIQPLLKYHTYAQREQIHISAWPPLHPHPGEGALYSVSKEGSYSLRSR, encoded by the exons ATGTCCACATCGAAGCAAGTTCGGGTTGCCGTGACACAGGCCGAACCAGTATGGCTTGATCTCGACGCCACCGTCGACAAGACTTGCTCTCTTATCGCCGACGCTGCATCTAATGGTGCACAGCTCATTGCTTTCCCCGAGTGCTGGGTTCCGGGATATCCAGCCTGGATATG GGACCGCCCAGTTGACCCACAAATGACAACAGCATACATGCGCAACTCGCTGAAGCTCGACTCCCCGCAAATGGCCAAGATTCAGGCTTCCGCCGCCGCGAACAAAGTCATCGTCGTGCTCGGCTTCTCTGAGAATATCCATGATAGTCTGTATATCTCTCAAGCGACTCTTGGCTGCGACGGGAAGATCCTCATGaccagaaagaaaataaaggCCACGCATATGGAGCGAACTATCTTTGGTGACTCTACCGGTGATTGTCTTCGCAGTGTCGCGGACACGGACGTTGGACGCGTCGGCGCTCTTTCTTGCTGGGAACACATCCAGCCGCTGTTGAAATACCACACATATGCGCAGCGCGAGCAAATTCACATTTCGGCTTGGccgcctcttcatccccacCCTGGCGAGGGTGCTCTGTATTCCGTCTCAAAAGAAGGTTCGTATTCATTGCGTTCTCGCTGA
- a CDS encoding GMC family oxidoreductase (CAZy:AA3;~COG:E;~EggNog:ENOG410PFGF;~InterPro:IPR012132,IPR036188,IPR000172,IPR007867;~PFAM:PF05199,PF00732;~go_function: GO:0016614 - oxidoreductase activity, acting on CH-OH group of donors [Evidence IEA];~go_function: GO:0050660 - flavin adenine dinucleotide binding [Evidence IEA];~go_process: GO:0055114 - oxidation-reduction process [Evidence IEA]), translating to MAEMDTDCVAGVHDSSFDFIIIGGGTSGLVVANRLTEDPNVRVLVLEAGTNRLNDPRITIPGLAPTTFEDPDFDWNFRSTPQEQLNGRQLLGNKGRTLGGSSTINLGMVVYPSRTGMNGWEALGNPGWGWEGFEQYVRKFHTGTPPADSVRSFFAGMKSEKEDQGASGPVQVSFGDQYMPYHGAWLRAFENLGWPQTEDPIKGAGVGPFVTPGAIDPATRTRSHAAAAYLTAEVTKRANLRIVTGARVEKIIFDASDAGSPVTVTARGMRFTKDGQTYTASASRDVILAAGTTQTPQLLELSGIGNASLLRSHGIQPLVDLSGVGENLQDHGIVSFGYEVADGMPSGDMARDPAVAAAAMAAYQKDGSGPLGMVPLVSAFMPCVNFPGNEREHLLQKIDSSLDDPKLPVTYRKQYSILREMLKDPNEPTAQYILAPFQLLPRAGPDAKDIFGMSHPGNFISIVSLLSHPLSRGSVHLSSADPAAAPVIDSAILRHPVDLELQARHSIWMEKIPETEAMAPLLKPGGQRLHTPGKVAELQKAQDLCKELVLSMYHVSGTCAMMPREDGGVVDPRLKVYGTSNVRVVDASLFPLVPRGNIQATVFAVAEKAADIIKEDLARS from the exons ATGGCCGAAATGGACACAGACTGTGTAGCCGGAGTACACGACTCAAGCTTTGATTTCATAATCATCGGTGGCGGGACATCAGGCTTGGTGGTTGCCAATCGACTAACTGAAGACCCCAATGTGCGAGTGCTCGTTCTAGAAGCAGGGACGAACCGATTAAACGACCCGCGCATCACAATTCCTGGGCTCGCGCCGACGACCTTCGAAGACCCCGATTTCGACTGGAATTTCCGATCGACCCCCCAG GAACAACTCAATGGACGACAACTGCTTGGAAATAAGGGACGGACCCTGGGCGGGTCATCAACGATTAACCTGGGGATGGTCGTATACCCATCCCGCACCGGGATGAATGGCTGGGAGGCACTAGGCAACCCAGGCTGGGGGTGGGAGGGGTTCGAGCAATACGTACGGAAGTTCCACACTGGTACTCCGCCCGCGGACTCAGTACGGTCCTTCTTCGCGGGCATGAAGTCGGAGAAAGAAGATCAGGGCGCCAGTGGGCCTGTCCAGGTGTCGTTTGGCGACCAGTATATGCCATATCATGGAGCTTGGCTGCGAGCGTTTGAGAACCTGGGCTGGCCGCAGACGGAAGATCCTATTAAGGGTGCGGGTGTTGGGCCGTTTGTGACGCCTGGAGCTATTGATCCTGCTACGCGTACCCGGAGtcatgctgctgctgcttatcTGACGGCAGAGGTTACAAAGCGTGCGAACCTACGTATTGTGACCGGTGCTCGAGTTGAGAAGATCATCTTCGACGCCTCTGATGCAGGGTCTCCGGTTACAGTCACAGCGAGAGGCATGAGGTTCACCAAAGATGGTCAGACATACACAGCGTCCGCGAGTCGAGATGTGATTCTGGCAGCCGGCACTACGCAAACtccgcagcttctcgagctATCTGGCATCGGGAATGCGTCGCTTCTCCGCTCGCATGGAATCCAGCCACTCGTAGATCTCTCTGGGGTTGGCGAGAATCTCCAGGACCATGGTATCGTCTCCTTTGGGTACGAGGTTGCAGATGGCATGCCGTCTGGCGATATGGCGCGGGACCCAGCAGTTGCCGCCGCGGCGATGGCTGCATACCAGAAAGACGGGTCCGGGCCACTGGGCATGGTTCCTCTTGTTTCTGCGTTCATGCCGTGCGTGAACTTCCCAGGGAACGAGCGGGAGCATTTACTGCAGAAGATCGACTCGTCGTTGGACGACCCAAAGCTTCCGGTCACGTACCGAAAGCAGTACAGCATCCTGCGAGAGATGCTCAAAGACCCGAACGAGCCCACGGCCCAGTACATCCTCGCCCCGTTCCAGCTACTCCCTCGTGCAGGCCCTGATGCAAAGGATATCTTCGGAATGAGCCACCCCGGAAACTTCATCAGCATCGTTTCACTCCTAAGTCACCCACTCTCACGAGGCTCCGTGCATCTCTCGTCTGCAGATCCAGCAGCCGCCCCAGTCATTGACTCCGCAATACTCCGCCACCCCGTTGACCTGGAGCTGCAAGCACGCCACAGCATATGGATGGAGAAAATCCCAGAAACAGAGGCGATGGCGCCGCTCCTGAAGCCCGGTGGCCAACGCCTGCATACACCTGGTAAAGTAGCGGAACTACAGAAGGCGCAGGACCTTTGCAAGGAGCTCGTCCTTTCCATGTATCATGTCAGTGGAACGTGCGCAATGATGCCGCGAGAGGATGGGGGTGTCGTAGACCCGCGACTGAAGGTATATGGGACGAGCAATGTTcgtgttgttgatgcgaGTTTATTTCCACTGGTCCCGAGGGGAAATATCCAGGCCACAGTGTTTGCGGTGGCGGAAAAGGCGGCGGATATCATCAAAGAGGATCTAGCGCGATCTTAG
- a CDS encoding uncharacterized protein (COG:E;~EggNog:ENOG410PJIE;~InterPro:IPR036526,IPR003010;~go_process: GO:0006807 - nitrogen compound metabolic process [Evidence IEA]) produces the protein MESQSFVLHCTAVLTAKGVDRMRTQTGALMNSPGGGASAVFAPDGRKLTTDLANDQEGIVYANLNFDEISMARSFVDVCGHYSRPDLLWLGVKDGGEWECVRREK, from the coding sequence ATGGAATCTCAATCTTTCGTCCTGCACTGCACAGCTGTCCTAACAGCGAAAGGAGTTGACCGAATGCGCACGCAGACTGGTGCGCTGATGAATTCGCCAGGCGGGGGCGCTTCAGCTGTGTTTGCACCGGATGGACGGAAACTCACAACCGATTTGGCGAATGATCAGGAGGGGATCGTCTACGCGAATTTGAATTTCGATGAGATTTCTATGGCGAGGTCATTTGTGGATGTTTGTGGGCACTATTCGCGGCCGGATTTGCTTTGGTTGGGTGTAAAGGATGGAGGAGAGTGGGAGTGCGTGAGGAGAGAGAAGTAG